The Pelagovum sp. HNIBRBA483 sequence GGTCGGCGCTGAATGGCTTGGCGCAGCGGGGGCAATCTGATCTGGCGCTCGCGGCAGACCGGCTGACCAGCGAGCTTCAGCGGTTCCGCGAGCTTGCGGTGCTGACAGCGGATCACCCGTTTGTGGCGCCGGTCTTGCTTGGGGAGCAGCCGGCGGAGGACTTGGCGGCGGTCTTACAAAAGGTCGCTGACAAATCGGGTTCGCTCAACGTGGTGGCCGTTGACCGCTTTGGCAAACAATTGGCTGCGGCACGGGCGGATGGTGCGGCAGAGGTTGCAGACAGCCGTTACTTCCGGCGGGCGATGGATGGCGCTCTCGGGGTGGACCATTTCCTCAGCACGAGCTTTGACCGGCGGGCCTATGCGTTCGCGGCGCCGGTTTTTGCAGATGAGGGGCCGGTGATCGGGGCGGTTATCGTGCTGGCGGATGTGGAGGAGATTGAAGCCTCGTGGCGCGGTGGAAGGCCGACGGTGTTCTTCACTGACGAGGAGGGGTTTGTCTTTGTCTCCAACCGGTCGGAGCTTGTCTTGCTGGCGCGTGATGGTGCCGAGACAGCGTTTGTCCCTTATTCCGAGCAACAGCGCTGGGGGCATCGGCTGTGGTCGTTGGATGCAGGGCGCTATCTCCCCTCGGTGGCGTTGCATATTTCGCTGGACCTGCCGGTAATCGGCCTGACGGGGGAAGCGCTCATTGATGTGGAGCCGGCGCGGCAGCTTGCCGCGTTACAGGCTGCCGTCGTCGCTGCGGTGTTCCTTGCCTTTGGCGCGCTCTTATTCCTCGCGACCGAGCGGCGGCGCGCACTGAAAGAGGTAAATGCGCGGCTGGAAGCGCGGGTCGCGCAAAGAACGCAGGCGCTGGAAAGGCTGAACCGTGATCTGCGCCACGAAGTCACCGAACGCACATTTGCCGAAGCACAGCTGAAGAAAGCCCAAGATGATCTTGTGCAGGCTGGCAAGCTGTCCGCATTGGGGCAAATGTCGGCGGGGATCAGCCATGAATTGAACCAACCGCTGATGGCCATCGGTTCATTCGTGGAAAACGCGGAGACTTTTCTGCAAAGGGGCAACACCGATGCGGCGGCCCGCAATTTGACGCGGATCGGTGACCTGTCGCGCCGGA is a genomic window containing:
- a CDS encoding ATP-binding protein, which encodes MKTTFRQRFFAVAGFLLIIGGLSGVVWVYAERSALNGLAQRGQSDLALAADRLTSELQRFRELAVLTADHPFVAPVLLGEQPAEDLAAVLQKVADKSGSLNVVAVDRFGKQLAAARADGAAEVADSRYFRRAMDGALGVDHFLSTSFDRRAYAFAAPVFADEGPVIGAVIVLADVEEIEASWRGGRPTVFFTDEEGFVFVSNRSELVLLARDGAETAFVPYSEQQRWGHRLWSLDAGRYLPSVALHISLDLPVIGLTGEALIDVEPARQLAALQAAVVAAVFLAFGALLFLATERRRALKEVNARLEARVAQRTQALERLNRDLRHEVTERTFAEAQLKKAQDDLVQAGKLSALGQMSAGISHELNQPLMAIGSFVENAETFLQRGNTDAAARNLTRIGDLSRRMARIIRNLRAFARQESEALSEVHLQNVIQAVLEMVEARARTAGVTIAWEPPAEPIYVRAGEIRLQQVVLNLVGNAIDAMIGQPEPRMEIGVSISEGRVQVSVRDSGPGIAEPEKIFDPFYTTKEVSDSEGMGLGLSISYGLVQSFGGDIRGRNHPDGGAVFTVELDLIERSVAA